The following proteins come from a genomic window of Phoenix dactylifera cultivar Barhee BC4 unplaced genomic scaffold, palm_55x_up_171113_PBpolish2nd_filt_p 000311F, whole genome shotgun sequence:
- the LOC103719714 gene encoding AP-1 complex subunit sigma-1-like isoform X1, producing the protein MIHFVLLISRQGKVRLTKWYSPYSQKERSKVIRELGRIILTRAPKLCNFVEWRGYKVVYRRYASLYFCACIDPDDNELEILEIIHHYVEILDRYFGSVCELDLIFNFHKAYYILDEILIAGELQESSKKNVARLVAAQDALVETAKEQTGSTSNMIAQATK; encoded by the exons ATCCACTTCGTCCTTCTAATTAGCCGACAAGGAAAAGTGAGGCTGACAAAGTGGTATTCTCCATATTCACAGAAGGAAAGATCCAAG GTCATCCGAGAGCTTGGCAGAATCATTCTCACAAGGGCACCAAAGCTCTGCAATTTTGTTGAATGGAGAGGGTACAAAGTTGTATACAGAAG ATATGCCAGCCTTTACTTCTGTGCGTGCATTGATCCAGATGACAACGAACTGGAGATCCTCGAGATCATTCATCATTATGTTGAGATATTGGACCGTTATTTTGGCAGT GTTTGTGAGCTGGATTTGATATTCAATTTCCACAAG GCATATTATATACTGGATGAGATTCTGATTGCCGGTGAACTtcaagagtcaagcaagaaaaatgTTGCACGGCTTGTAGCTGCACAG GATGCACTGGTGGAAACAGCAAAAGAACAGACTGGTTCGACAAGCAATATGATTGCACAGGCTACCAAGTAG
- the LOC103719714 gene encoding AP-1 complex subunit sigma-1-like isoform X2, translating into MIHFVLLISRQGKVRLTKWYSPYSQKERSKVIRELGRIILTRAPKLCNFVEWRGYKVVYRRYASLYFCACIDPDDNELEILEIIHHYVEILDRYFGSAYYILDEILIAGELQESSKKNVARLVAAQDALVETAKEQTGSTSNMIAQATK; encoded by the exons ATCCACTTCGTCCTTCTAATTAGCCGACAAGGAAAAGTGAGGCTGACAAAGTGGTATTCTCCATATTCACAGAAGGAAAGATCCAAG GTCATCCGAGAGCTTGGCAGAATCATTCTCACAAGGGCACCAAAGCTCTGCAATTTTGTTGAATGGAGAGGGTACAAAGTTGTATACAGAAG ATATGCCAGCCTTTACTTCTGTGCGTGCATTGATCCAGATGACAACGAACTGGAGATCCTCGAGATCATTCATCATTATGTTGAGATATTGGACCGTTATTTTGGCAGT GCATATTATATACTGGATGAGATTCTGATTGCCGGTGAACTtcaagagtcaagcaagaaaaatgTTGCACGGCTTGTAGCTGCACAG GATGCACTGGTGGAAACAGCAAAAGAACAGACTGGTTCGACAAGCAATATGATTGCACAGGCTACCAAGTAG
- the LOC103719714 gene encoding AP-1 complex subunit sigma-2-like isoform X3, which produces MIHFVLLISRQGKVRLTKWYSPYSQKERSKVIRELGRIILTRAPKLCNFVEWRGYKVVYRRYASLYFCACIDPDDNELEILEIIHHYVEILDRYFGSAYYILDEILIAGELQESSKKNVARLVAAQVVKLGAVCS; this is translated from the exons ATCCACTTCGTCCTTCTAATTAGCCGACAAGGAAAAGTGAGGCTGACAAAGTGGTATTCTCCATATTCACAGAAGGAAAGATCCAAG GTCATCCGAGAGCTTGGCAGAATCATTCTCACAAGGGCACCAAAGCTCTGCAATTTTGTTGAATGGAGAGGGTACAAAGTTGTATACAGAAG ATATGCCAGCCTTTACTTCTGTGCGTGCATTGATCCAGATGACAACGAACTGGAGATCCTCGAGATCATTCATCATTATGTTGAGATATTGGACCGTTATTTTGGCAGT GCATATTATATACTGGATGAGATTCTGATTGCCGGTGAACTtcaagagtcaagcaagaaaaatgTTGCACGGCTTGTAGCTGCACAGGTAGTAAAACTTGGAGCTGTCTGCAGCTAA